Within the Leptotrichia sp. oral taxon 498 genome, the region AATATTATTATACACTATTTTTCAATTTTATTCAATTTTTTTGCCAAAAAAATTAAATTGTTTAATTTTATTTTAGGATAATAATTTCTGTATTTAATTCTATATTAAATTTTTCAAAAACTACTTCTTTTACATGCTCAATCACTGAAATTACATCGTTAAAAGTGGCATTTCCAACATTTGTGACAAAGTTCGGATGTTTCTCAGAGATTCTTGCGCCTCCCACTTGATAACCCTTTAACCCAGCATCTGAAATTAATCTTGCAGCAAATTTTCCTTTAGGATTTTTAAATGTACTTCCCAAGTTTGGCAAGTCCAGCGGATGTTTTACTTTTCTTTGCTCTCTTTTGTCTTCTGAAGCAGCATGATCAAAACCAAATTTGAATTTAAATAGTGCTGATATGACAATCCATTTATTTTCTTTTATTTCAGTAGTTCTGTATTTAAAATGCAAGTCTTTTGTTTTTATTTTTTCTATTTTACCATCATTTTTACAAACTTCCACTTCCTCAATGCAGTCAAAAATCTCAGTTCCGTAAGCTCCGCCGTTCATATTAACAAGACCTCCGACAGATCCAGGAATTCCTGTAATATTTTCAAGTCCAGTATAGTTATTTTCTTCCA harbors:
- the murB gene encoding UDP-N-acetylmuramate dehydrogenase; this translates as MEVIKNAQMKEYSNMKVGGIAKELIFVEEKNELKEIIDTRKNIFILGNGTNTLIYDGNLDISFVSLKKLQKISVEEKNKNFDLVRVESGLDLDDLIKFMEENNYTGLENITGIPGSVGGLVNMNGGAYGTEIFDCIEEVEVCKNDGKIEKIKTKDLHFKYRTTEIKENKWIVISALFKFKFGFDHAASEDKREQRKVKHPLDLPNLGSTFKNPKGKFAARLISDAGLKGYQVGGARISEKHPNFVTNVGNATFNDVISVIEHVKEVVFEKFNIELNTEIIILK